A single Chanos chanos chromosome 8, fChaCha1.1, whole genome shotgun sequence DNA region contains:
- the LOC115818444 gene encoding cytohesin-interacting protein-like: protein MTSSVMSIRRLVRKGSRATSALLWKNGPSRNCPSPADNDDDTERQKNEFTGRLKGKGQQVVSHCQSNFPGDHIKSTRKTVAMERQDNETFGFDIKTHCVQDTDSAVRSLYSFVSSVKEQSPAERAGLKAGDIIISINDICTEGYSHQQIIELVQNSASLLKMDTMSGDTVKQLELKHKLRLLQWQLRQKREALSALRSQEERLTRGNRSGTESDNSSESLTSLLSTVGGARECPRTPRTPSMISSSSNRSSGSLGTMNSEDSDSLSCAFEELNLFSPFSASSEDSGTFFSSSESFAVSSFDSPSRSRAAFGTKRVSIRRNLMRLLPWIQWFLVQWFIQWFLDEWRSGGEKSQALEDQVPRTCYRGTSRDHDEVE, encoded by the exons ATGACATCCTCAGTAATGAGCATCCGACGGCTCGTGAGAAAGGGCAGCCGCGCGACAAGCGCTCTTCTTTGGAAGAATGGACCAAGTCGAAACTGCCCATCACCTGCCGACAACGACGATGACACTGAACGTCAAAAAAACGAGTTTACAGGGCGTTTGAAGGGCAAAGGACAACAGGTG GTGAGTCACTGTCAGTCAAACTTTCCAGGGGATCACATTAAGTCAACCCG GAAAACTGTGGCTATGGAGCGGCAAGACAACGAAACTTTTGGATTTGATATTAAG acacactgcgTTCAGGACACAGACTCTGCTGTGCGGTCTCTGTACAGCTTTGTGAGCTCGGTGAAGGAGCAAAGCCCTGCAGAGAGAGCCGGACTCAAGGCTG gtgaCATCATCATTTCCATTAATGACATTTGCACAGAAGGTTACAGTCATCAGCAAATCATTGAACTGGTTCAAAACTCTGCTTCTCTCCTAAA AATGGACACAATGAGTGGAGACACAGTGAAGCAGCTGGAGCTTAAACACAAATTAAGACTTTTACAG TGGCAGCTAAGACAGAAACGGGAAGCGCTGAGCGCACTGCGCTCGCAGGAAGAACGTCTCACACGag GAAACCGGAGTGGAACAGAAAGCGATAACTCATCCGAGTCCCTCACATCGCTCCTCTCCACTGTGGGCGGAGCTCGGGAGTGTCCCCGTACCCCACGTACACCGAGCATGATCAGTAGCAGCAGTAACAGGAGCAGCGGGAGCCTGGGGACGATGAACAGCGAGGACAGCGACTCCCTCAGCTGTGCGTTTGAGGAGCTcaaccttttctctcccttcagcGCCTCCAGCGAAGACTCCGGcactttcttctcctccagcgAGTCCTTCGCCGTGTCCTCCTTCGACTCTCCCTCACGGAGCCGGGCTGCGTTCGGCACCAAACGGGTCAGCATACGCAGGAACCTCATGAGACTCCTCCC GTGGATTCAGTGGTTCTTGGTTCAGTGGTTCATCCAGTGGTTCTTGGATGAATggagaagtggaggagagaagagcCAAGCCCTTGAGGACCAAGTTCCACGAACATGTTACAGAGGAACTTCCAGGGACCATGATGAGGTGGAGTAG
- the c8h7orf57 gene encoding uncharacterized protein C7orf57 homolog, whose protein sequence is MTTEPNYRRKKPGHTSNPANASSNGVMGPSSQIPGLSVTAETGPVERTKGRRVGIFETDSDYVKLAKQGGQKGLLWHEETNVETKPGKSYKAPDWFSSAAEGEQHSRSKAASPDATISHGLDKSPTKQGVQPLAAPFGTDDSSSWEKEADGVAAGKQKKPKGGDQVVQAMEKLALSPEEIEKANKYKRMSHEKISSGPVSMSKLLSFGYIEEDKKSPDDDASSMTSEMTSTIAPEDDLE, encoded by the exons ATGACTACTGAGCCAAACTACCGCCGGAAGAAACCCG GTCATACCAGTAACCCTGCGAATGCCAGTTCCAATGGTGTCATGGGCCCCAGCTCACAGATTCCTGGTTTGTCAGTGACTGCTGAAACAGGGCCGGTGGAAAGGACCAAAGGACGTCGGGTTGGCATTTTCGAGACAGATTCTGACTATGTCAAACTGGCGAAACAAGGAGGGCAAAAGG gtttaCTGTGGCATGAAGAGACCAATGTTGAGACTAAACCTGGCAAATCCTACAAAGCACCCGACTGGTTCTCTTCTGCCGCAGAGGGAGAGCAGCATAG TCGAAGTAAAGCCGCGTCCCCAGACGCCACGATATCTCACGGACTCGACAAGAGCCCGACTAAACAGGGCGTGCAGCCTCTGGCGGCACCGTTTGGCACCGACGATTCCTCGTCCTGGGAGAAAGAGGCGGATGGCGTAGCCGCTGGTAAACAGAAG AAGCCCAAGGGTGGTGACCAAGTGGTCCAGGCCATGGAGAAACTGGCGTTAAGTCCGGAGGAAATTGAGAAggcaaacaaatacaaaaggaT gtctcATGAGAAGATTTCCTCAGGCCCAGTGAGTATGTCAAAACTCCTGAGCTTTGGCTACATAGAGGAGGACAAGAAGTCTCCTGATGACGATGCTTCCA GCATGACATCAGAGATGACCAGCACTATTGCACCAGAAGACGACctggagtga